A portion of the Segatella copri DSM 18205 genome contains these proteins:
- a CDS encoding DUF4270 domain-containing protein, translated as MKILRLLTVLVIAALTFAACDDTTEGIGGSITNKIDNINISDSAFNVTTKSIVADSVLSRNNTGLIGKMKDPETGNYVKGDYMTQLSVLPTFSVDTLDYIKQANKGSIEADSCYLLVSYNASYGDTIAPMKVTAYEMTKPMAEDQEYYSNYDAFKVKEGWVSENNQHWSSNYNLSNTSDVKNFKIYLNKEYKKDGKTYKNYGSYIMQTYAEHPEYFKTNYKFLHNVCPGFYIKNVGGTGNMAKIWNTELIFYWTRHKTIKAKDGVTDSTAVSIGYNRFDGTEEVLQLNKIENDTENLKKLASQDQEKCTYLKSPAGIFTEVTLPIEDIMNGHEKDTLNTATISFPRLNNENEDNPYNFATPSTILMVQKDSLQSFFEKSKLADNRTSYTASYSSTGTYKNAYTFQNIANLISAMYKNKGKGENWNKVVLVPVNVITTTQGYTTVISKINHDMSLASTRLIVGTDDPDKDYTTDEKTGKKVASGPIRIKVIYSKFKEE; from the coding sequence ATGAAAATTTTAAGACTCTTAACAGTATTAGTAATAGCAGCGCTTACTTTCGCTGCATGTGATGATACCACCGAGGGAATCGGTGGTAGCATCACTAATAAGATAGACAACATTAACATTTCTGACTCAGCGTTCAATGTTACCACAAAGTCTATAGTAGCAGATTCCGTATTGAGCCGCAACAACACGGGGCTCATCGGAAAGATGAAAGACCCGGAAACCGGCAACTATGTAAAGGGCGACTACATGACCCAGTTGAGCGTATTGCCTACTTTCTCTGTAGATACACTCGATTACATCAAGCAGGCAAACAAAGGTTCTATCGAAGCAGACTCATGCTACCTCCTGGTTTCATACAACGCCAGCTATGGTGATACCATCGCCCCAATGAAGGTGACAGCCTATGAGATGACAAAGCCGATGGCAGAAGATCAGGAGTATTACTCTAATTATGATGCCTTCAAGGTCAAGGAAGGCTGGGTAAGCGAAAACAACCAGCACTGGAGCAGTAATTACAACTTGAGCAATACATCAGATGTCAAGAACTTCAAGATATACTTGAATAAGGAGTACAAGAAAGATGGCAAGACATACAAGAACTATGGTTCTTACATCATGCAAACATACGCCGAACATCCTGAGTACTTCAAGACCAACTACAAGTTCCTGCACAACGTCTGCCCTGGCTTCTATATCAAGAACGTAGGCGGTACGGGTAACATGGCTAAGATCTGGAATACAGAGCTTATCTTCTACTGGACCCGCCACAAGACCATCAAGGCTAAGGACGGCGTTACTGACAGTACTGCTGTAAGCATCGGATACAACCGTTTCGATGGTACAGAAGAGGTATTGCAGCTCAACAAGATTGAGAACGATACCGAGAACTTGAAGAAGTTGGCAAGTCAGGATCAGGAGAAATGTACTTATCTCAAGTCACCGGCAGGTATCTTCACCGAGGTTACCCTCCCTATCGAAGACATCATGAATGGTCATGAGAAGGATACGCTTAACACAGCTACCATCTCTTTCCCACGACTCAACAATGAAAACGAAGACAACCCATACAACTTTGCTACACCAAGCACCATCCTGATGGTTCAGAAAGATAGTTTGCAGTCGTTCTTCGAAAAGAGCAAGTTGGCTGACAATCGTACTTCTTATACGGCAAGCTACAGCAGTACCGGCACCTACAAGAATGCCTATACATTCCAGAATATCGCCAACCTGATTTCTGCCATGTATAAGAACAAGGGCAAGGGGGAAAACTGGAATAAAGTAGTGCTGGTTCCTGTAAACGTCATCACAACCACACAGGGATATACTACCGTCATCTCCAAGATTAATCACGATATGTCACTCGCTTCTACCCGACTCATCGTGGGTACGGATGATCCTGACAAGGATTATACCACAGACGAGAAGACTGGTAAGAAGGTGGCATCTGGTCCGATCCGAATCAAGGTGATTTACAGTAAGTTTAAAGAAGAATAA
- the panC gene encoding pantoate--beta-alanine ligase gives MKVFNKIVDLQNELFMCRKEGKEIGLVPTMGALHEGHASLVKRCVKDNGVTVVSVFLNPTQFNDQGDLDRYPRTLDADCKLLEACGADYVFAPSVKEMYPTPDTRHFEFPPVSTVMEGAKRPGHFNGVCQVVSRLFYIVRPTRAYFGEKDWQQIAVIKQLVKYINSDVQIVECPIVRDEDGLAKSSRNTLLAPDERAIAPNIYKALKESVEYAKTHTVQETHDKVVADINAVEGLEVEYFQIVDGDSLQDVSSWEDSAYVVGCITVYCGKTPIRLIDHIKYKG, from the coding sequence ATGAAAGTATTCAATAAGATTGTTGACCTCCAGAACGAACTCTTCATGTGTCGTAAGGAGGGAAAGGAAATCGGCCTTGTGCCAACTATGGGTGCGCTGCATGAGGGTCACGCCTCTCTTGTTAAGCGCTGTGTGAAGGATAATGGCGTGACTGTAGTTTCTGTGTTCCTGAATCCTACACAGTTTAATGATCAGGGTGACTTGGATCGCTATCCTCGTACCCTCGATGCTGACTGCAAGCTCTTGGAGGCTTGTGGTGCTGACTATGTGTTTGCACCATCGGTGAAGGAGATGTATCCTACACCAGATACACGCCACTTTGAGTTTCCACCTGTTTCTACCGTGATGGAGGGTGCCAAGCGCCCGGGTCATTTCAATGGTGTATGTCAGGTAGTGAGCCGTCTTTTCTATATCGTTCGACCAACTCGTGCTTATTTCGGTGAGAAGGATTGGCAGCAGATTGCTGTCATCAAGCAGCTCGTGAAGTACATCAACAGCGATGTGCAGATTGTGGAGTGTCCTATTGTCCGTGATGAGGATGGTTTGGCTAAGAGCAGCCGTAATACTTTGCTGGCTCCTGATGAGCGTGCCATTGCGCCAAACATCTATAAGGCCCTGAAGGAGAGTGTGGAGTATGCCAAGACTCATACCGTACAGGAAACTCACGATAAGGTGGTTGCCGACATCAATGCTGTAGAGGGTCTGGAGGTAGAGTATTTCCAGATTGTGGATGGCGACAGCCTGCAGGATGTTTCTTCATGGGAGGATAGTGCCTATGTGGTAGGTTGCATCACCGTTTATTGCGGTAAGACTCCTATCCGTCTCATCGACCATATCAAGTATAAGGGATAA
- a CDS encoding glycogen/starch synthase translates to MAKKVLFINQEIDPYVAESHMSIMGRELPQKMQEAGFEIRTFMPKWGTINERRGQLHEVIRLSGMNLIIDDTDHPLIIKVASIPTTRQQIYFIDNDDYFKSRQMGTDENGKEYADNGERAIFFARGVLETVKKLRWQPDVIVCQGWASAVVPFYVKTAYSEEPSFAESKVITALYTNELKGELGTNFKRCVAFRDAKSELLDGYQDDFNFIELGKLAIDYSDGVVEGEEEANKILFDYAKEKNKPVLAYPGEDIQEPYADFINKVCPDAE, encoded by the coding sequence ATGGCAAAAAAAGTATTATTTATCAATCAGGAGATCGACCCATACGTAGCCGAGTCTCACATGTCAATCATGGGACGCGAACTGCCTCAGAAGATGCAGGAAGCAGGTTTTGAGATCCGCACCTTCATGCCTAAGTGGGGCACCATCAACGAGCGTCGCGGACAATTGCACGAGGTCATTCGCCTGTCTGGTATGAACCTTATCATAGATGATACAGACCATCCGCTGATCATCAAGGTTGCATCTATACCAACAACACGACAGCAGATTTATTTCATCGATAATGACGACTATTTCAAGAGCCGCCAGATGGGTACCGATGAAAACGGAAAGGAATATGCCGACAACGGAGAAAGAGCTATCTTCTTCGCACGTGGCGTATTGGAAACCGTAAAGAAGCTCCGCTGGCAGCCTGATGTAATCGTCTGCCAGGGTTGGGCTAGCGCAGTAGTGCCTTTCTATGTAAAGACTGCCTATAGCGAAGAGCCTTCATTTGCAGAATCAAAGGTGATTACCGCTCTCTATACCAACGAACTCAAGGGTGAACTGGGTACCAACTTCAAACGTTGCGTTGCCTTCCGCGATGCCAAGTCTGAACTGCTCGACGGCTATCAGGACGACTTCAACTTCATTGAGCTCGGCAAACTCGCCATCGACTATAGCGACGGTGTGGTAGAAGGTGAAGAAGAAGCTAACAAGATTCTCTTTGATTATGCGAAGGAGAAGAACAAGCCTGTACTGGCTTATCCGGGAGAAGATATCCAGGAGCCATACGCAGACTTCATCAACAAGGTTTGTCCTGACGCAGAATAA
- the panD gene encoding aspartate 1-decarboxylase — protein MQIEVLKSKLHCVTVTEANLNYMGSITIDEDLMDAANLIAGEKVQIVDNNNGERLETYIIKGERGSGCICLNGAAARKVQVGDTVIIIAYALMDFEEAKTFRPTVVFPKEGNKV, from the coding sequence ATGCAGATAGAAGTATTGAAGAGTAAGCTCCATTGTGTAACCGTAACTGAGGCTAACCTGAATTATATGGGTAGCATCACCATCGATGAGGACTTGATGGACGCTGCTAATCTGATAGCAGGCGAGAAGGTTCAGATTGTAGACAACAACAATGGTGAGCGCTTGGAGACCTATATTATCAAGGGTGAGCGTGGCAGCGGTTGTATCTGCCTGAACGGTGCTGCAGCCCGCAAGGTGCAGGTGGGCGATACCGTCATCATCATCGCTTATGCCCTGATGGACTTTGAGGAGGCTAAGACCTTCAGGCCAACCGTGGTTTTCCCAAAAGAGGGAAATAAGGTTTAA